A region of Centropristis striata isolate RG_2023a ecotype Rhode Island chromosome 17, C.striata_1.0, whole genome shotgun sequence DNA encodes the following proteins:
- the rgp1 gene encoding RAB6A-GEF complex partner protein 2, giving the protein MIEVVASMARGPVFLAGELMESLITFTNPISHLSTSASSEMLAWASAQIHCQFHASENRVALPTQGNKQDVQAESNTVLIPNRGERGQCVLDTPPKILFCDLQLDPGESKTYSYSEIVPVDGPPSFRGQAVKYVYKLTIGCQRVNSPIKLLRIPFRVLVLQGMPEPPFPQDEEVSPSNPFLEEEEASRRDASSLERALDMLMVTTSRRCPHMFNITNMRGKVAKFCIFKTVYRLGEDIVGTFNFSEGDIPCLQYSVSLQSEEEIQQQYQRRPGQVISVTGHGRHMESCLHTASSHFSLPVPLNVTPGFSTDIVMLRWRLHFEFVTAREPMEPPTVLQNQSEVTVWAGAEHVDVDTFSWDLPIKVLPTNPALASYTSHFTGTNSINI; this is encoded by the exons ATGATCGAGGTGGTGGCCTCCATGGCCCGAGGGCCCGTGTTTCTGGCCGGGGAGCTGATGGAGAGTCTCATCACATTCACCAACCCGATATCTCACCTGTCCACCTCAGCCAGCAG TGAGATGCTGGCGTGGGCCAGCGCTCAGATCCACTGTCAGTTCCACGCCAGCGAGAACAGAGTGGCTCTGCCGACGCAGGGAAACAAACAGGACGTCCAGGCTGAGAGCAACACAGTGCTGATTCCTAACAGAG GAGAGCGTGGTCAGTGTGTGCTCGACACACCACCCAAGATACTATTCTGTGACCTGCAGCTGGACCCCGGAGAGAGCAAAACCT ATTCGTACAGTGAGATCGTTCCCGTCGACGGTCCTCCTAGTTTCCGTGGTCAGGCGGTGAAGTACGTCTACAAACTGACCATCGGCTGCCAGAGAGTCAACTCTCCCATCAAGCTGCTCAGGATTCCTTTCAGAGTGCTCGTTCTGCAAG GAATGCCAGAGCCTCCGTTCCCCCAGGACGAGGAGGTTTCCCCCTCCAACCCGTtcctggaggaagaggaggcgaGCCGGCGGGACGCTTCGTCTCTGGAGAGAGCGCTGGACATGCTGATGGTCACCACCTCAAGACGCTGCCCCC ATATGTTTAATATCACCAACATGCGCGGGAAAGTGGCAAAGTTCTGCATCTTCAAGACGGTTTACAGACTCGGGGAGGACATCGTCGGCACGTTCAACTTCTCCGAGGGAGACATTCCCTGCCTGCAG TATTCTGTGAGTCTCCAGAGTGAGGAGGAGATCCAGCAGCAGTACCAGCGGCGCCCCGGTCAGGTGATCAGTGTGACGGGACACGGCCGACACATGGAGTCGTGCCTCCACACGGCCTCCAGCCACTTCTCCCTGCCCGTCCCCCTCAACGTCACGCCGGGCTTCAGCACAGACATCG TGATGCTGAGGTGGCGCCTTCACTTTGAGTTCGTCACGGCCCGGGAGCCCATGGAGCCGCCCACGGTCCTGCAGAACCAATCAGAGGTCACGGTCTGGGCGGGGGCGGAGCATGTGGACGTGGACACCTTCAGCTGGGACCTGCCAATCAAAGTCCTGCCCACCAACCCGGCCCTGGCGTCCTACACGTCCCACTTCACCGGGACCAACAGCATCAAtatctga
- the msmp1 gene encoding prostate-associated microseminoprotein, whose product MKMELSGVNWVIAAAGFLLWSSGGSAAPMECHFNSRALCEFEGRHFSLGESWMDNACMQCTCLHPVGVGCCETVHRPVDFPAWCQVRVEPVSCRVSLVQTADPRLPCSHGNDIQDPSHGSLQLQQQLDG is encoded by the exons ATGAAGATGGAGCTCTCCGGGGTGAACTGGGTGATTGCAGCTGCGGGGTTTCTCCTGTGGAGCAGCGGAGGCTCGGCTGCACCCATGGAGTGCCACTTCAACTCCAGAG CTCTGTGTGAGTTCGAGGGGAGGCATTTCTCTCTGGGGGAGTCCTGGATGGACAACGCCTGCATGCAGTGCACCTGTCTGCACCCGGTGGGCGTCGGCTGCTGCGAGAC CGTGCATCGGCCGGTGGACTTCCCTGCGTGGTGCCAGGTTCGGGTGGAGCCGGTGAGCTGCAGAGTGTCTCTGGTCCAGACGGCCGACCCTCGCCTGCCCTGTTCCCATGGCAACGACATCCAGGACCCCAGCCACGGgtcgctgcagctgcagcaacaACTGGACGGCTAG
- the pik3c3 gene encoding phosphatidylinositol 3-kinase catalytic subunit type 3 — MDTDKFNYVYSCDLDINVQLKIGSLEGKREQKSYKALLEDPMLRFSGLYQENCSDLYVTCQVFAEGKPLALPVRTSYKAFSTRWNWNEWLRLPVKYPDLPQSAQVALTVWDIYGPGRAVPVGGTTVTLFGKYGMFRQGMHDLKVWPGVEGDGGEPTTTPGRTSSSLTEDQMGRLAKLTKAHRQGHMVKVDWLDRLTFREIEMINESEKRSSNFMYLMVEFPRVKTNDKEYSIVYYEKDGDDTSPVLTSCDIVKVPDPQMGMENLVESKHHKLARSLRSGPSDHDLKPNAATRDQLNIIVSYPPTKQLSSEEQDLVWKFRYYLTTQEKALTKFLKCVNWDLPQEAKQALELLGKWRPMDVEDSLELLSSQFTNPTVRRYAVARLQQADDEDLLMYLLQLVQALKYENFSDIQGGLEPGSKRDSQGLSDDSTLDSSQILSGPSGPSSATQKGKEAAESENLEQDLCTFLISRACKNSTLANYLYWYVIVECEDQDTQQRDPKTHEMYLNVMRRFSQALLKGDKSVRVMRSLLAAQQTFVDRLVQLMKAVQRESGNRKKKTERLQALLADNEKVNLSEIEPIPLPLEPQIRIRGIVPETATLFKSALMPAKLIFKAEDGAMYPVIFKHGDDLRQDQLILQIISLMDKLLRKENLDLKLTPYKVLATSTKHGFMQFVQSVPVAEVLATEGNIQSFFRKHAPSEKGPYGISSEVMDTYVKSCAGYCVITYILGVGDRHLDNLLLTKTGKLFHIDFGYILGRDPKPLPPPMKLSKEMVEGMGGMQSEQYQEFRKQCYTAFLHLRRYSNLILNLFSLMVDANIPDIALEPDKTVKKVQDKFRLDLSDEEAVHYMQSLIDESVGALFAAVVEQIHKFAQYWRR; from the exons ATGGACACTGACAAGTTCAACTATGTTTACAGCTGCGACCTGGACATCAACGTTCAACTTAAGAT aGGCAGTTTGGAGGGGAAACGGGAGCAGAAGAGCTACAAGGCGCTGCTGGAGGACCCCATGCTGCGTTTCTCTGGTCTCTACCAGGAGAACTGCTCCGACCTCTACGTCACCTGTCAGGTGTTCGCTGAAGGGAAACCTCTGGCTCTGCCCGTCCGCACATCCTACAAAGCCTTCAGCACTCGCTGGAA CTGGAACGAGTGGCTGCGGCTGCCCGTCAAGTACCCAGACCTTCCCCAAAGTGCTCAGGTTGCTCTCACCGTGTGGGACATCTACGGGCCCGGCAGAGCCGTCCCCGTCGGGGGAACCACTGTCACCCTCTTTGGAAAATATGG AATGTTCCGGCAAGGGATGCATGACCTGAAGGTTTGGCCGGGGGTGGAGGGGGACGGAGGGGAGCCCACCACCACACCAGGACgcaccagcagcagcctgaCGGAGGACCAGATGGGCAGACTGGCCAAG CTGACGAAGGCACATCGACAGGGCCACATGGTGAAGGTGGACTGGCTGGACCGTCTCACCTTCAGAGAGATCGAGATGATCAACGAG AGTGAGAAACGCAGTTCTAACTTCATGTACCTCATGGTGGAGTTCCCCCGTGTCAAAACAAACGATAAGGAATACAGTATTGTTTATTATGAAAAg GATGGAGACGACACGTCTCCTGTTCTCACCAGCTGCGACATCGTCAAAGTTCCTGACCCACAGATGGGGATG GAGAACCTGGTGGAGAGCAAACATCACAAACTGGCTCGTAGCCTCCGCAGCGGACCGTCGGACCACGACCTGAAGCCAAACGCTGCCACACGTGACCAGCTTAAC ATCATCGTGAGCTACCCTCCAACCAAACAGCTGAGCTCTGAGGAGCAGGACCTGGTGTGGAAGTTCAGATACTACCTCACCACACAGGAGaag GCCCTGACTAAGTTCCTCAAGTGTGTGAACTGGGACCTGCCCCAGGAGGCCAAGCAGGCCCTGGAGCTGCTGGGGAAGTGGAGGCCCATGGACGTGGAGGACTCTCTGGAGCTGCTGTCGTCCCAGTTCACCAACCCCACGGTCAGACGCTACGCTGTGGCCCGCCTGCAGCAGGCCGACGATGAG GACCTGCTGATGTATCTTCTCCAGCTGGTTCAGGCGCTCAAGTACGAGAACTTCAGCGATATTCAGGGAGGCCTGGAGCCGGGCAGCAAGAGAGACAGCCAGGGACTTTCAGATGACTCGACACTGGACAG TTCCCAGATCCTGTCGGGCCCATCTGGACCTTCCAGCGCCACACAGAAAGGCAAAGAAGCAGCCGAGAGCGAGAATCTAGAg CAAGACTTGTGCACATTTCTCATCTCCCGGGCTTGCAAGAACTCCACTCTTGCCAACTATTTGTATTG GTATGTGATCGTGGAGTGTGAGGATCAGGACACACAGCAGAGAGATCCCAAGACTCACGAGATGTACCTGAACGTGATGAGGAGGTTCAGCCAGGCGTTACTAAAG GGTGATAAGAGTGTGAGAGTGATGCGTTCGCTGTTGGCCGCCCAGCAGACGTTTGTAGACCGACTGGTGCAGCTGATGAAGGCCGTGCAGAGAGAGAGCGGAAACCGCAAAAAGAAg acggAGCGTCTGCAGGCTCTGCTGGCTGACAACGAGAAGGTGAACCTGTCAGAGATCGAGCCGATCCCTCTTCCTCTGGAGCCTCAGATCAGGATCAGAGGCATCGTCCCCGAGACCGCCACGCTCttcaag agcGCTCTGATGCCAGCTAAACTGATCTTCAAGGCCGAGGACGGAGCCATGTATCCCGTTATCTTCAAACATGGAGACGACCTGAGACAAGACCAGCTCATCCTGCAGATCATCTCTCTCATGGACAAA CTCTTGCGGAAAGAGAATCTGGACCTGAAGTTGACGCCTTACAAAGTGTTGGCCACCAGCACCAAACACG GTTTTATGCAGTTTGTTCAGTCGGTTCCTGTTGCTGAAGTTCTGGCTACTGAAGGAAACATCCAG AGCTTCTTCAGGAAACATGCACCGAGTGAAAAAGGGCCGTACGGCATCAGCTCCGAGGTGATGGACACCTACGTCAAGAGCTGCG CCGGTTACTGCGTCATCACGTACATCCTGGGAGTCGGAGACAGACACCTGGACAACCTGCTGCTGACAAAGACCG GGAAGCTCTTCCACATCGACTTCGGCTACATCCTGGGCCGAGACCCCAAGCCGCTGCCTCCGCCCATGAAGCTGAGCAAAGAGATGGTGGAGGGGATGGGGGGCATGCAGAGCGAGCAGTACCAGGAGTTCAGGAAGCAGTGCTACACCGCCTTCCTGCACCTCAGGAG ATACTCCAACCTGATCCTGAATCTGTTCTCTCTCATGGTGGATGCTAATATTCCCGACATCGCCCTGGAGCCTGACAAGACCGTGAAGAAG GTGCAGGACAAGTTCCGATTGGACCTGTCTGACGAGGAGGCGGTCCACTACATGCAGAGTCTGATCGATGAGAGTGTGGGCGCTCTGTTCGCTGCTGTGGTCGAGCAGATACACAAGTTTGCTCAG TACTGGCGTAGATGA